In a genomic window of Streptomyces sp. SJL17-4:
- a CDS encoding helix-turn-helix domain-containing protein, with translation MPEESTDQKREGEQPRSIRLTDPRALRAYAHPLRMTLVGLLRSSGPFTATRAAELTGESVASCSYHLRILAKYGLVEEAPGGRGREKPWRATAQYTEWPEYSEDPSIAQAADALSAAVAEQYFERVTRAMTNRHRLPREWQEAEQFGDSLLHLTHEELADLGARIDALLRPYEARTSDASLRPEGARPVSVLRIAYLDLDVPDSEKE, from the coding sequence ATGCCGGAGGAGAGTACCGACCAGAAGCGCGAGGGTGAACAGCCCCGCAGTATCCGACTCACCGACCCGCGAGCCCTGCGGGCCTATGCCCACCCCCTGCGGATGACGCTGGTGGGACTGCTGCGCAGCAGCGGCCCCTTCACCGCCACCCGGGCCGCCGAGCTGACTGGCGAGTCCGTGGCCAGCTGCTCCTACCACCTGCGGATACTCGCCAAGTACGGGCTCGTGGAGGAGGCGCCGGGCGGCCGGGGACGGGAGAAGCCCTGGCGGGCCACGGCCCAGTACACGGAGTGGCCGGAGTACAGCGAGGACCCCTCGATCGCCCAGGCGGCCGACGCGCTGAGCGCCGCCGTCGCCGAGCAGTACTTCGAGCGGGTCACCCGGGCCATGACGAACCGGCACCGGCTGCCGAGGGAGTGGCAGGAGGCCGAGCAGTTCGGCGACTCGCTGCTCCACCTCACCCATGAGGAGCTGGCCGACCTCGGAGCGCGTATCGACGCGCTGCTCCGGCCCTATGAGGCCCGGACCTCCGACGCGTCCCTCCGCCCGGAGGGCGCCAGGCCCGTCAGTGTCCTGCGGATCGCCTACCTGGATCTGGACGTCCCCGACAGCGAGAAGGAGTGA
- a CDS encoding MFS transporter, which produces MSGMALVERVPALLRERTFRRYWTGQTISLAGDQISLMAIPLAAVLVLGADAAAMGWLKAAELLPALLLNLPFGAWADRQASRRRAMIAADIGRAALVLTLPVAYLLDVLTLTQLYVVAFGIGALTVLFEVCNATLFVALVPTERYVQANSLVNGSRSTAWLAGPGIGGLLVQFLTAPFALVADALTYLVSAGYLARIKPVEPPPAPVVKGHFTEGLRWVVRERSMRALFAASGTVQFFNYMFHTLFVLYATTELGLGAGLLGLILGAGAVGGLLGAVVSGAVVRRIGIGGSLLAGFLGFTLPLILIPLADGPLPLVVFVLFAAEFLSCVGVMIVDIAAGSLQMALIPDAVRARVMGAFRTLNHGFRPLGALAGGFLGTAIGLRPTLWIATVGAVFAVLWVLPSPLPRMRELPSPKEESEPVGRSGGEKV; this is translated from the coding sequence GTGAGCGGGATGGCTCTCGTCGAACGCGTACCGGCGCTGCTGCGCGAGCGGACCTTCCGTCGCTACTGGACCGGGCAGACCATCTCCCTCGCCGGGGACCAGATATCGCTCATGGCGATCCCCCTCGCCGCCGTCCTCGTCCTCGGCGCCGACGCCGCGGCGATGGGCTGGCTCAAGGCCGCCGAACTCCTGCCCGCGCTCCTGCTCAACCTGCCGTTCGGTGCCTGGGCGGACCGGCAGGCCAGCCGGAGACGGGCGATGATCGCGGCCGACATCGGGCGGGCGGCGCTGGTCCTGACCCTTCCCGTGGCCTATCTGCTCGACGTGCTGACACTCACCCAGCTGTACGTGGTGGCCTTCGGGATCGGCGCGCTCACCGTGCTCTTCGAGGTCTGCAACGCCACCCTCTTCGTGGCGCTCGTGCCCACCGAGCGCTATGTGCAGGCGAACTCGCTGGTGAACGGCAGCCGTTCGACGGCCTGGCTGGCGGGGCCCGGGATCGGCGGACTGCTCGTGCAGTTCCTCACCGCCCCCTTCGCCCTGGTCGCGGACGCCCTGACCTATCTGGTGTCGGCCGGGTACCTGGCCCGGATCAAGCCGGTCGAGCCCCCGCCGGCCCCCGTGGTCAAGGGGCACTTCACCGAGGGGCTGCGCTGGGTGGTCCGGGAGCGCTCGATGCGCGCGCTGTTCGCCGCCTCCGGCACGGTCCAGTTCTTCAACTACATGTTCCACACCCTCTTCGTGCTCTACGCGACCACCGAACTCGGCCTCGGTGCCGGGCTGCTCGGCCTGATCCTCGGAGCGGGAGCCGTGGGCGGACTCCTCGGGGCGGTCGTCAGCGGGGCGGTCGTCCGGCGGATCGGCATCGGGGGCTCGCTCCTCGCCGGCTTCCTCGGATTCACCCTGCCCCTGATCCTGATACCCCTGGCCGACGGCCCGCTGCCGCTCGTGGTGTTCGTGCTGTTCGCGGCGGAGTTCCTCTCCTGCGTCGGCGTGATGATCGTCGACATCGCCGCGGGATCGCTCCAGATGGCGCTGATACCCGACGCCGTGCGGGCCCGGGTCATGGGCGCCTTCCGGACGCTCAACCACGGCTTCCGTCCGCTCGGCGCGCTCGCCGGCGGTTTCCTCGGCACCGCGATCGGACTGCGCCCGACGCTGTGGATCGCCACCGTCGGAGCCGTCTTCGCCGTGCTGTGGGTGCTGCCCTCGCCGCTGCCGCGGATGCGGGAACTGCCCTCTCCGAAAGAGGAGTCGGAGCCGGTCGGACGGTCGGGGGGCGAGAAGGTTTGA
- a CDS encoding YceI family protein: MFDRLFGKRAAGAARGGPLAGLAVPASAGMLSCRVLDPVHEPVRQAEFVLSDAAGRKVIAGETDPYGTALATVPAGEYRLAVTAEGYTPHHGRAVVTEGGHTGLDDVLLQIAPQPQLPEPGDWEIDPAHSQIGFTARHIGLARIHGRFNSFAGAVRIGDRMEHSAMHVVIDAASIDTGVQMRDDHLRSGDFLDVGAYPTLEFFSERFTHKGGSRWAVTGALTLHGVSRTVTLDTQYLGLGSGLEGETRCACRATTELHREDFTLTWQTLLARGIAAVGSSISIDLDVQIVPKAGRGGAARGGTEGSAGR; the protein is encoded by the coding sequence ATGTTCGATCGTCTCTTCGGGAAGCGTGCGGCGGGCGCCGCGCGGGGCGGCCCGCTCGCCGGTCTCGCCGTCCCCGCCTCGGCGGGGATGCTGAGCTGCCGGGTGCTCGACCCCGTACACGAGCCGGTCCGGCAGGCCGAGTTCGTCCTCAGCGACGCCGCCGGGCGCAAGGTGATCGCCGGTGAGACGGACCCGTACGGCACGGCGCTCGCGACCGTGCCGGCGGGCGAGTACCGGCTCGCGGTCACCGCCGAGGGATACACGCCGCACCACGGCAGGGCCGTCGTCACCGAGGGCGGCCACACGGGCCTCGACGACGTGCTGCTCCAGATCGCCCCGCAGCCCCAGCTCCCCGAGCCCGGCGACTGGGAGATCGACCCGGCGCACTCCCAGATCGGCTTCACCGCGCGCCACATCGGGCTCGCGCGGATCCACGGCCGGTTCAACAGCTTCGCCGGCGCGGTTCGGATCGGTGACCGCATGGAGCACTCCGCGATGCACGTCGTCATCGACGCGGCCTCCATCGACACCGGGGTGCAGATGCGCGACGACCATCTGCGGTCCGGCGACTTCCTCGACGTCGGCGCGTACCCGACGCTGGAGTTCTTCAGCGAGCGCTTCACACACAAGGGCGGCAGCCGTTGGGCCGTCACCGGGGCGCTCACCCTCCACGGGGTCAGCCGCACGGTCACCCTCGACACCCAGTACCTGGGCCTCGGGAGCGGACTGGAGGGCGAGACCCGGTGCGCCTGCCGGGCCACCACCGAACTGCACCGGGAGGACTTCACCCTCACCTGGCAGACGCTGCTCGCGCGGGGCATCGCGGCGGTGGGGTCGAGCATCAGCATCGATCTGGATGTGCAGATCGTGCCCAAGGCGGGGCGGGGCGGGGCGGCGCGGGGCGGGACTGAGGGGTCGGCCGGGCGTTGA
- the holA gene encoding DNA polymerase III subunit delta — MATRKTSPDDLLGPVTLAVGQEDLLLDRVVQAVVAAARAADADTDVRDLTSDQLQPGSLAELTSPSLFAERKVLVVRNAHDLSADTIKDVKAYLDDPIEDISLVLLHAGGAKGKGLLDAARKAGAREVACPKTTKPAERLTFVRQEFRALGRSATPEACQALVDSIGSDLRELASAVAQLTSDVDGTIDEVVVGRYYTGRAEASSFNIADRAVEGRAAEALEALRWSLSTGVAPVLVTSALAQGVRAIGKLSSARGGRPADLARELGMPPWKIDRVRQQMRGWTPDGVSLALRAIAEADAGVKGGGDDPEYALEKAVVAVARAARMGRGG; from the coding sequence ATGGCCACCAGAAAGACTTCCCCCGACGACCTCCTCGGCCCCGTGACGCTCGCCGTGGGGCAGGAGGACCTGCTCCTCGACCGCGTCGTCCAGGCGGTGGTGGCGGCCGCGCGTGCCGCCGACGCCGACACGGACGTGCGCGACCTCACGTCCGACCAGCTCCAGCCCGGTTCGCTGGCGGAGCTCACCAGCCCCTCGCTCTTCGCCGAGCGCAAGGTGCTGGTCGTGCGGAACGCCCACGATCTGTCCGCCGACACGATCAAGGACGTCAAGGCGTATCTCGACGACCCCATCGAGGACATCTCGCTCGTCCTGCTCCACGCGGGCGGCGCCAAGGGCAAGGGGCTGCTCGACGCCGCGCGCAAGGCGGGGGCGCGGGAGGTGGCCTGCCCGAAGACGACGAAGCCGGCGGAACGGCTGACGTTCGTGCGGCAGGAGTTCCGGGCGCTGGGGCGTTCGGCCACGCCCGAGGCCTGCCAGGCGCTCGTCGACTCCATCGGCAGCGACCTGCGGGAGCTCGCGTCCGCTGTCGCGCAGCTCACGTCCGACGTGGACGGGACGATCGACGAGGTCGTCGTCGGGCGCTACTACACGGGCCGCGCCGAGGCCTCCTCGTTCAACATCGCGGACCGCGCGGTGGAGGGGCGGGCGGCGGAGGCCCTCGAAGCGCTGCGGTGGTCGCTGTCGACCGGGGTCGCGCCGGTGCTCGTCACGAGCGCGTTGGCGCAGGGCGTACGGGCGATCGGCAAGCTGTCGTCGGCGCGGGGTGGGCGGCCGGCGGATCTGGCGCGGGAGCTGGGTATGCCGCCGTGGAAGATCGACCGCGTACGGCAGCAGATGCGGGGCTGGACCCCCGACGGGGTGTCGCTCGCGCTGCGGGCGATCGCGGAGGCGGACGCGGGGGTGAAGGGCGGCGGGGACGACCCGGAGTACGCCCTGGAGAAGGCGGTGGTCGCGGTGGCTCGGGCGGCGAGGATGGGGCGGGGCGGGTAG
- the rpsT gene encoding 30S ribosomal protein S20: MANIKSQIKRNKTNEKARLRNKAVKSSLKTAIRKAREAVAAGDVEKATVASRAASRALDKAVSKGVIHKNAAANKKSALATKVAALQG; the protein is encoded by the coding sequence GTGGCGAACATCAAGTCCCAGATCAAGCGGAACAAGACGAACGAGAAGGCGCGCCTGCGCAACAAGGCCGTCAAGTCCTCGCTCAAGACCGCGATCCGCAAGGCCCGCGAGGCCGTCGCCGCGGGTGACGTCGAGAAGGCCACCGTGGCTTCCCGCGCCGCCTCCCGCGCGCTCGACAAGGCTGTCTCGAAGGGCGTCATCCACAAGAACGCCGCCGCCAACAAGAAGTCGGCGCTGGCCACCAAGGTTGCCGCTCTCCAGGGCTGA
- the lepA gene encoding translation elongation factor 4 yields MPATPTNVPEPSRTDPALIRNFCIIAHIDHGKSTLADRMLQLTGVVDQRQMRAQYLDRMDIERERGITIKSQAVRLPWAPTEGPAQGDTHILNMIDTPGHVDFTYEVSRSLAACEGTILLVDAAQGIEAQTLANLYLAMENDLTIVPVLNKIDLPAAQPEKFSEELANLIGCQPEDVLKVSAKTGVGVDALLNRVVRDVPAPVGVADAPARAMIFDSVYDSYRGVVTYVRVVDGQLNKRERIKMMSTGATHELLEIGVSSPEMTPSDGLGVGEVGYLITGVKDVRQSKVGDTITSLNKGATEALGGYKDPKPMVFSGLYPLDGSEYPDLREALDKLQLNDAALVYEPETSAALGFGFRVGFLGLLHLDVIRERLEREFGLDLIATAPNVVYRVVMEDGSEHTVTNPSEFPEGKIDDVYEPVVRATILAPSEFIGAIMELCQTRRGTLIGMDYLSEDRVEIRYTLPLAEIVFDFFDQLKSKTRGYASLDYEPTGEQASSLVKVDILLHGDKVDAFSAVTHKDAAYAYGVRLVAKLRELIPRQAFEVPIQAAIGSRVIARETIRAIRKDVLAKCYGGDISRKRKLLEKQKEGKKRMKMVGSVEVPQEAFIAVLSSDESSGKKK; encoded by the coding sequence GTGCCCGCGACTCCTACCAACGTGCCCGAGCCGAGCCGTACCGACCCGGCTCTGATCCGCAACTTCTGCATCATCGCGCACATCGACCACGGCAAGTCCACGCTCGCCGACCGGATGCTCCAGCTGACCGGTGTGGTCGACCAGCGGCAGATGCGTGCCCAGTACCTCGACCGCATGGACATCGAGCGGGAGCGCGGCATCACGATCAAGTCCCAGGCGGTCCGGTTGCCGTGGGCGCCGACCGAGGGGCCGGCTCAGGGCGACACGCACATCCTGAACATGATCGACACCCCTGGGCACGTCGACTTCACCTATGAGGTGTCCCGGTCGCTCGCCGCCTGTGAGGGCACGATCCTGCTGGTCGACGCGGCCCAGGGCATCGAGGCGCAGACGCTCGCCAACCTGTACCTGGCGATGGAGAACGATCTGACCATCGTTCCCGTGCTGAACAAGATCGACCTGCCGGCCGCCCAGCCGGAGAAGTTCTCCGAGGAGCTGGCCAACCTCATCGGCTGCCAGCCGGAGGACGTCCTCAAGGTCTCCGCGAAGACCGGTGTCGGTGTCGACGCGCTGCTCAACCGGGTCGTCCGGGACGTTCCCGCCCCGGTCGGTGTCGCCGACGCGCCCGCCCGCGCGATGATCTTCGACTCCGTGTACGACTCGTACCGGGGTGTCGTGACCTATGTGCGAGTGGTCGACGGCCAGCTCAACAAGCGCGAGCGCATCAAGATGATGTCGACCGGCGCCACCCATGAGCTGCTCGAGATCGGTGTGTCGTCTCCGGAGATGACGCCGTCCGACGGTCTCGGCGTCGGCGAGGTGGGCTACCTCATCACCGGCGTTAAGGACGTCCGTCAGTCCAAGGTCGGTGACACGATCACCTCCCTGAACAAGGGCGCCACCGAGGCCCTCGGCGGTTACAAGGACCCGAAGCCGATGGTCTTCTCGGGCCTCTACCCGCTGGACGGCTCGGAGTACCCGGACCTCCGCGAGGCCCTCGACAAGCTCCAGCTCAACGACGCCGCGCTGGTCTACGAGCCGGAGACCTCCGCCGCCCTGGGCTTCGGCTTCCGCGTCGGCTTCCTCGGGCTCCTGCACCTCGACGTCATTCGCGAGCGGCTGGAGCGGGAGTTCGGGCTCGATCTCATCGCCACCGCGCCCAACGTGGTCTACCGCGTGGTCATGGAGGACGGCAGCGAGCACACCGTCACCAACCCGAGCGAGTTCCCCGAGGGCAAGATCGACGACGTGTACGAGCCCGTCGTACGCGCCACGATCCTCGCCCCCAGCGAGTTCATCGGCGCGATCATGGAGCTGTGCCAGACCCGTCGCGGCACGCTGATCGGCATGGACTACCTCTCCGAGGACCGGGTCGAGATCCGCTACACCCTGCCCCTCGCCGAGATCGTCTTCGACTTCTTCGACCAGCTGAAGTCCAAGACGCGCGGTTACGCCTCCCTCGACTACGAGCCCACCGGTGAGCAGGCCTCCAGCCTGGTCAAGGTCGACATCCTGCTGCACGGCGACAAGGTCGACGCCTTCTCCGCCGTCACCCACAAGGACGCCGCCTACGCCTACGGTGTGCGGCTCGTCGCCAAGCTGCGCGAGCTCATCCCGCGGCAGGCCTTCGAGGTGCCGATCCAGGCCGCGATCGGCTCCCGGGTCATCGCCCGCGAGACCATTCGCGCCATCCGCAAGGACGTCCTCGCCAAGTGCTACGGCGGTGACATCTCCCGTAAGCGGAAGCTGCTCGAGAAGCAGAAGGAAGGCAAGAAGCGCATGAAGATGGTCGGCTCGGTGGAGGTGCCGCAGGAGGCCTTCATCGCCGTTCTGTCGAGCGACGAGTCCTCCGGCAAGAAGAAGTAG
- a CDS encoding long-chain fatty acid--CoA ligase, which yields MSDTQTQIENRPPSVATLFLERVERTPDAEAYRYPVPAASGAGPDDWKSLSWGQAAERVYAIAAGLVDLGVQSEERVALASATRVEWILADLGVMCAGAATTTVYPQTNAEESAFILSDSESKVLIAEDATQLAKAVERRADLPNLHHVVVIDATGVESDGEFVLSLAELEARGKAYLEKHPEAVKERVAAITPTQLATLIYTSGTTGRPKGVRLPHDNWSYMAKAIAATGLVTQDDVQYLWLPLAHVFGKVLTSGQIEVGHVTAVDGRVDKIIENLPVVQPTYMAAVPRIFEKVYNGVAAKARAAGGAKYKIFQWAAGVSRDYAKATQDNFRRTGTASAPFGLTAKHKVADALVYAKIRDAFGGNLRACISGSAALAPEIGYFFAGAGIHILEGYGLTESSAASFVNPGEAYRTGTVGKPLPGTEVRIADDGEILLRGPGIMEGYHGLPEKTAEVLESDGWFHTGDIGELSADGYLRITDRKKDLIKTSGGKYIAPAEVEGQFKAVCPFVSNILVHGADRNFCTALIALDEPTLLGWAAEHDLAGRPYAEVVADPKTVAMVQGYVDRLNEGLQRWQTIKKFRLLPRDLDIEHGELTPSLKLKRPVVEREYKALIEEMYAGSRES from the coding sequence GTGAGCGACACACAGACCCAGATCGAGAACCGGCCGCCCTCCGTGGCGACCCTCTTCCTTGAGCGCGTCGAGCGGACTCCGGATGCGGAGGCCTACCGCTACCCGGTGCCCGCCGCCTCCGGTGCCGGCCCGGACGACTGGAAGTCGCTCAGCTGGGGGCAGGCCGCCGAACGGGTCTACGCGATCGCCGCCGGCCTCGTCGACCTCGGCGTGCAGTCCGAGGAGCGCGTCGCCCTCGCCTCCGCCACCCGCGTCGAGTGGATCCTCGCCGACCTCGGCGTGATGTGCGCCGGCGCCGCGACCACCACGGTCTACCCGCAGACCAACGCCGAGGAGTCGGCGTTCATCCTCTCCGACTCCGAGTCGAAGGTCCTCATCGCCGAGGACGCGACGCAGCTCGCCAAGGCCGTGGAGCGCCGCGCCGACCTGCCGAACCTCCACCACGTGGTCGTCATCGACGCCACCGGAGTCGAGAGCGACGGCGAGTTCGTCCTCTCCCTCGCCGAGCTGGAGGCGCGCGGCAAGGCGTACCTGGAGAAGCACCCCGAAGCCGTCAAGGAGCGGGTCGCGGCGATCACCCCCACGCAGCTCGCCACCCTCATCTACACCTCGGGCACCACGGGCCGCCCCAAGGGCGTCCGCCTCCCGCACGACAACTGGTCGTACATGGCGAAGGCCATCGCCGCCACCGGTCTCGTCACCCAGGACGACGTCCAGTACCTGTGGCTGCCGCTCGCGCACGTCTTCGGCAAGGTCCTCACCTCGGGACAGATCGAGGTCGGGCACGTCACCGCCGTGGACGGCCGGGTCGACAAGATCATCGAGAACCTGCCGGTGGTCCAGCCGACCTACATGGCCGCCGTCCCCCGCATCTTCGAGAAGGTCTACAACGGCGTCGCCGCCAAGGCCCGCGCGGCCGGCGGAGCCAAGTACAAGATCTTCCAGTGGGCGGCCGGAGTCTCCCGCGACTACGCCAAGGCCACCCAGGACAACTTCCGCCGCACCGGCACCGCCTCTGCGCCCTTCGGCCTCACGGCCAAGCACAAGGTCGCCGACGCCCTCGTCTACGCCAAGATCCGTGACGCCTTCGGCGGCAACCTGCGCGCGTGCATCTCCGGATCCGCCGCGCTCGCCCCCGAGATCGGCTACTTCTTCGCCGGCGCGGGCATCCACATCCTGGAGGGGTACGGACTCACCGAGTCCTCCGCCGCCTCCTTCGTCAACCCGGGCGAGGCCTACCGCACCGGCACCGTCGGCAAGCCGCTCCCCGGCACCGAGGTCCGGATCGCCGACGACGGCGAGATCCTGCTGCGCGGCCCCGGCATCATGGAGGGCTACCACGGCCTGCCCGAGAAGACGGCCGAGGTCCTGGAGTCCGACGGCTGGTTCCACACCGGAGACATCGGCGAGCTGTCCGCCGACGGCTACCTGCGGATCACCGACCGCAAGAAGGACCTGATCAAGACGTCCGGCGGCAAGTACATCGCGCCGGCCGAGGTCGAGGGCCAGTTCAAGGCCGTCTGCCCGTTCGTCTCGAACATCCTCGTCCACGGCGCCGACCGGAACTTCTGCACCGCGCTGATCGCGCTCGACGAGCCCACCCTCCTCGGCTGGGCCGCCGAGCACGACCTCGCGGGCAGGCCGTACGCCGAGGTCGTCGCCGACCCGAAGACCGTCGCGATGGTCCAGGGCTACGTCGACCGCCTCAACGAGGGCCTCCAGCGCTGGCAGACGATCAAGAAGTTCCGCCTGCTGCCGCGCGACCTCGACATCGAGCACGGTGAGCTGACCCCGTCCCTGAAGCTGAAGCGGCCGGTGGTGGAGCGCGAGTACAAGGCGCTCATCGAGGAGATGTACGCGGGGTCGCGGGAGTCCTGA
- the hemW gene encoding radical SAM family heme chaperone HemW has product MGLMPSVLPDGESVPDDGALPPHALEGAGERPLGFYLHVPYCATRCGYCDFNTYTASELRGTGGVLASRDNYAEQVVEEIRLARKVLGDDPRPVRTVFVGGGTPTLLAAGDLVRMLGAVREEFGLADDAEVTTEANPDSVNPDYLAELRAGGFNRISFGMQSAKQHVLKILDRTHTPGRPEACVGEARAAGFEHVNLDLIYGTPGETDDDWRASLDAAIGAGPDHISAYALIVEEGTQLARRIRRGEVPMTDDDVHADRYLIAEDVLSGAGFEWYEVSNWATSEAGRCLHNELYWRGADWWGAGPGAHSHVGGVRWWNVKHPGAYAAALAAGKSPGAGRELLSDEDRRVERVLLELRLKEGVELSLLKPAGLAASRKALADGLLDDGPYAAGRAVLTLRGRLLADAVVRDLVD; this is encoded by the coding sequence ATGGGGCTCATGCCTTCCGTACTGCCCGATGGTGAGTCCGTTCCCGACGACGGGGCGCTGCCCCCGCACGCCCTGGAAGGGGCGGGGGAGCGGCCGCTCGGGTTCTACCTGCACGTGCCGTACTGCGCGACGCGCTGCGGTTACTGCGACTTCAACACCTACACGGCCAGTGAGCTGCGGGGGACCGGGGGCGTGCTCGCCTCCCGGGACAACTACGCGGAGCAGGTCGTCGAGGAGATCCGGCTCGCCCGGAAGGTGCTCGGCGACGACCCGCGGCCGGTGCGGACCGTCTTCGTGGGTGGCGGTACGCCCACGCTGCTCGCCGCCGGCGATCTCGTACGCATGCTGGGGGCCGTCCGCGAGGAGTTCGGGCTCGCCGACGACGCCGAGGTGACGACCGAGGCCAACCCCGACTCCGTGAACCCGGACTATCTGGCGGAGCTGCGGGCCGGTGGCTTCAACCGGATCTCCTTCGGCATGCAGAGCGCCAAGCAGCACGTCCTGAAGATCCTCGACCGGACGCACACCCCGGGCCGCCCCGAGGCGTGCGTCGGGGAAGCGCGGGCCGCCGGGTTCGAGCACGTCAACCTCGACCTGATCTACGGCACCCCCGGCGAGACCGACGACGACTGGCGGGCCTCGCTCGACGCCGCCATCGGCGCCGGGCCCGACCACATCAGCGCCTACGCGCTGATCGTCGAGGAGGGGACGCAGCTCGCGCGGCGCATCCGGCGCGGCGAGGTCCCCATGACCGACGACGACGTCCACGCCGACCGGTACCTGATCGCCGAGGACGTCCTCTCCGGCGCCGGCTTCGAGTGGTACGAGGTCTCCAACTGGGCCACGTCCGAGGCCGGGCGCTGCCTCCACAACGAGCTGTACTGGCGTGGGGCCGACTGGTGGGGCGCCGGCCCCGGCGCCCACAGCCACGTCGGCGGCGTCCGCTGGTGGAACGTGAAGCATCCCGGTGCGTACGCCGCCGCGCTGGCCGCAGGGAAGTCGCCGGGGGCCGGACGGGAGCTGCTCTCCGACGAGGACCGGAGAGTCGAGCGCGTGCTCCTCGAACTGCGGCTCAAGGAGGGCGTCGAACTGTCCCTCCTCAAGCCGGCGGGCCTCGCGGCGTCCCGCAAGGCCCTCGCCGACGGCCTGCTCGACGACGGGCCGTACGCCGCCGGGCGGGCGGTACTGACCTTGCGGGGGCGGCTGCTCGCCGACGCGGTCGTGCGGGACCTCGTGGACTAG
- a CDS encoding Cmx/CmrA family chloramphenicol efflux MFS transporter, translating into MPLPLFLLALAVFAMGTSEFMLAGLVPDIASDLGVTVGSAGLLTSAFAVGMIVGAPLLAALARTWPVRASLLGFVLVFSAAHVLGAVTTSFAVLFATRVVAALANAGFLALALTTATRLVPPDRKGRALAVLLSGTTVATIAGVPAGSLLGTLLDWRATFWAVAALCLPAALGVLRGFPARPAQEGTAEVPDLRAELARLRRPRLLLVMLLGALVNAATFAGFTFLAPVVTGSAGLGDLWVPVALVLFGVGSFAGITLAGRWSDRYPGQVVAVGGPLLLVGWPALAVLADKPVALLTLVFVQGMASFALGGTLIARVLHEAAGAPTMAGSYATAALNVGAAAGPLVAAVALRTGAGTLGPLWASGLLVLGALLIALPSRGVLSPQGAGPARSARPLVHEVPHDR; encoded by the coding sequence ATGCCCCTCCCGCTCTTTCTGCTCGCCCTGGCGGTCTTCGCCATGGGCACCTCGGAATTCATGCTCGCCGGCCTCGTGCCGGACATCGCCTCCGACCTCGGTGTCACGGTCGGCAGCGCGGGCCTGCTCACCTCGGCCTTCGCCGTCGGAATGATCGTCGGTGCCCCGCTCCTGGCCGCTCTCGCCCGCACCTGGCCGGTGCGGGCCAGCCTGCTCGGGTTCGTCCTCGTGTTCTCGGCGGCGCACGTCCTGGGCGCCGTCACCACCAGCTTCGCCGTCCTGTTCGCCACCAGGGTCGTCGCGGCCCTCGCGAACGCCGGGTTCCTGGCCCTGGCCCTGACGACCGCCACCCGGCTCGTGCCGCCGGACCGGAAGGGGCGCGCGCTGGCCGTGCTGCTGTCGGGGACGACGGTGGCCACGATCGCCGGGGTCCCCGCGGGATCGCTGCTCGGCACGCTGCTCGACTGGCGGGCCACGTTCTGGGCCGTCGCCGCGCTCTGCCTGCCCGCGGCCCTCGGCGTCCTCCGGGGATTCCCGGCGCGGCCCGCTCAGGAGGGCACGGCCGAGGTGCCGGACCTGCGCGCGGAGCTGGCGCGGCTCAGGCGGCCGCGGCTGCTCCTGGTGATGCTGCTCGGCGCCCTGGTGAACGCGGCGACCTTCGCCGGCTTCACGTTCCTGGCGCCCGTCGTGACCGGTTCCGCCGGGCTCGGCGACCTGTGGGTCCCGGTCGCCCTTGTCCTCTTCGGGGTCGGCTCCTTCGCCGGGATCACCCTCGCGGGACGGTGGTCCGACCGGTACCCGGGCCAGGTCGTCGCGGTCGGCGGTCCGCTGCTGCTCGTCGGCTGGCCCGCCCTGGCCGTGCTGGCCGACAAGCCGGTAGCGCTGCTCACCCTCGTGTTCGTGCAGGGCATGGCGTCGTTCGCACTGGGCGGCACCCTGATCGCGCGGGTCCTCCACGAGGCCGCGGGTGCCCCCACCATGGCCGGCTCCTACGCGACCGCGGCACTCAACGTGGGGGCGGCCGCCGGACCGCTCGTCGCCGCCGTCGCCCTCAGGACCGGGGCGGGGACGCTCGGACCGCTGTGGGCGAGCGGCCTCCTCGTCCTGGGCGCACTGCTCATCGCCCTGCCGTCACGCGGGGTGCTCTCGCCACAGGGGGCCGGCCCGGCCCGATCGGCAAGACCCCTGGTCCACGAGGTCCCGCACGACCGCTAG